In a genomic window of Occallatibacter riparius:
- a CDS encoding protein-tyrosine phosphatase family protein has product MHEIFWIQDSPELRLAIVMRPRGEDWLESELRHMRENGIETLVSMLEPFEARWLGLDAEESTARQVGLEFLSYPIPDTYVPADVPGFRAFATDLARRLKAGEVIGFHCRGCIGRATIASACALIHLGWSAQKALHAIRKARGVWVPDTPEQEAWILAYQAQS; this is encoded by the coding sequence TTGCACGAAATCTTTTGGATTCAGGACTCACCTGAGCTCAGGCTCGCGATCGTGATGCGTCCGCGAGGAGAAGATTGGCTCGAAAGCGAGTTGCGGCACATGAGGGAAAACGGCATCGAGACGCTCGTCTCCATGCTTGAGCCGTTTGAAGCGCGATGGCTCGGTTTGGACGCCGAGGAGAGCACCGCACGGCAAGTCGGCCTTGAGTTCCTCTCCTATCCAATACCCGACACGTATGTGCCGGCTGACGTGCCCGGTTTTCGCGCGTTTGCCACGGATCTGGCCAGACGGCTGAAAGCGGGAGAAGTTATCGGATTCCATTGCCGCGGATGCATTGGTCGAGCCACGATCGCATCCGCATGCGCGCTCATTCATCTCGGGTGGAGTGCGCAAAAAGCTCTCCATGCCATCCGCAAGGCGCGCGGCGTCTGGGTGCCAGATACGCCCGAGCAGGAGGCTTGGATACTCGCTTACCAGGCGCAATCATGA
- a CDS encoding glycosyltransferase: MSEREAVHHELNGHGLLDRGPFDRVPRVAYFPDSFHEINGVAHTSRNFEAFARRRGLPFLCVRAGDREQKLTQEDNVWILELPRGFLSFALEKDLRFDPAFMRHLPQIEDALARFEPDLIHITGPSEVGMLGAALAHTRDLPLAASWHTNVHEYAARRLQHVLQILPKEQADAVGQKIEGASLAVATRIYSIADVLFAPNLELCDMLERTTSRQCFLMPRGVDAELFHPRNRTRLADDRQYVLGFCGRLSVEKNVALLATVQEQLEQIGVTNFRFMIVGHGAEEQWLREHLPRAEFTGVLTGNALAAAYANMDVFVFPSHTDTFGNVVLEALASGLPAIVTPEGGPKSIVRDGETGRIVPDEEFATAIAELLGNAEKLEGMRVASRGYAETASWDAVFEGVYRGYETALSKHRQILSRLPNDAAHLEIE, encoded by the coding sequence TTGAGCGAACGAGAAGCGGTTCACCACGAACTCAATGGCCATGGCTTACTCGATCGCGGGCCTTTCGATCGAGTGCCCCGTGTCGCGTACTTCCCCGATTCGTTTCATGAGATCAACGGCGTCGCGCACACGAGCCGCAACTTCGAGGCGTTCGCGCGGCGCCGGGGGTTGCCGTTTCTGTGCGTGCGCGCTGGCGACCGCGAGCAGAAGCTGACCCAGGAAGACAATGTGTGGATACTCGAGTTGCCGCGCGGGTTCCTGTCGTTCGCACTCGAAAAGGACCTCCGCTTCGACCCCGCGTTCATGCGCCATTTACCGCAGATCGAGGATGCCCTCGCGCGATTCGAGCCGGATTTGATTCACATCACCGGCCCCAGCGAAGTCGGCATGCTTGGCGCTGCGCTTGCGCATACGCGCGATCTGCCCCTTGCGGCAAGCTGGCACACTAATGTCCATGAGTATGCAGCTCGGCGGTTGCAACACGTGTTGCAGATCCTGCCGAAGGAGCAGGCCGACGCGGTCGGGCAGAAGATCGAAGGCGCGTCGCTCGCGGTCGCCACGAGGATCTATTCGATTGCTGATGTGCTCTTCGCCCCCAACCTCGAGTTGTGCGACATGCTCGAACGGACTACAAGCCGGCAATGCTTCCTGATGCCGCGCGGCGTGGATGCAGAGCTCTTTCATCCGCGCAATCGGACGCGCTTGGCTGATGATCGGCAATATGTGCTGGGCTTTTGCGGCAGGCTCTCAGTCGAAAAGAATGTCGCCCTGCTTGCCACCGTGCAGGAACAGCTTGAGCAGATTGGTGTGACGAATTTCCGCTTCATGATTGTTGGGCATGGTGCGGAAGAGCAGTGGCTGCGCGAGCACTTGCCGCGAGCTGAGTTCACCGGGGTGTTGACCGGCAACGCGCTTGCAGCGGCCTACGCCAACATGGACGTCTTCGTCTTTCCCTCGCACACCGACACGTTTGGCAATGTAGTGCTGGAGGCGTTGGCAAGCGGCCTCCCGGCCATCGTCACTCCAGAAGGCGGCCCCAAATCGATTGTGCGCGACGGAGAAACTGGACGCATTGTGCCCGACGAGGAGTTTGCGACAGCGATTGCCGAACTGCTCGGTAATGCGGAGAAGCTGGAAGGGATGCGTGTTGCCTCGCGTGGCTATGCGGAAACGGCAAGCTGGGATGCTGTGTTTGAAGGCGTATATCGTGGATACGAGACCGCCCTGTCGAAGCACAGGCAAATTCTATCGAGGCTGCCGAACGACGCTGCCCATCTCGAGATCGAGTGA
- a CDS encoding LOG family protein, producing the protein MSPPPLERAPLAYENPTFLNSADGRLIRILAEYTEPLARFRREQIQDTVVFFGSARFRGKEEADHALELLDKPGATKAAPSAEQPATIPDIVEGKASNLQRKRAVAAVEMARYYEDARRLAFMLTQWAKTIPSRRHRFVVTSGGGPGIMEAANRGAHEAGGKTIGLNIRLPFEQAPNPYITPSLNFEFHYFFMRKLWFAYLSKALVVFPGGFGTIDEMFEILTLTQTEKLAKKITVVVYGSDYWKRVFNIQALVDTGAISPDDVALFQFADTPEEAFECLKQGLTENYLIPEAAGSRRPEVSTDPELLPGVSIEEILPPDVARTRR; encoded by the coding sequence ATGTCGCCTCCGCCTCTGGAGCGCGCGCCTCTGGCCTATGAGAATCCCACCTTTCTGAACAGCGCGGATGGTCGCCTCATCCGCATCCTCGCTGAATACACCGAGCCACTGGCGCGCTTCCGGCGAGAGCAGATCCAGGACACGGTTGTCTTTTTTGGCTCCGCGCGTTTTCGCGGCAAAGAAGAAGCCGATCACGCGCTCGAACTGCTCGACAAGCCCGGCGCCACCAAAGCGGCGCCCAGCGCAGAGCAACCGGCAACCATTCCAGACATTGTCGAAGGCAAGGCGAGCAATCTGCAGCGCAAACGCGCTGTTGCGGCCGTGGAGATGGCGCGCTACTACGAAGATGCAAGGCGTCTGGCGTTCATGCTCACGCAATGGGCGAAGACAATCCCGTCGCGGCGCCACCGCTTCGTTGTCACATCGGGCGGCGGCCCCGGCATTATGGAAGCCGCCAACCGTGGTGCGCACGAGGCCGGCGGCAAGACGATCGGCCTGAACATTCGGCTTCCGTTTGAGCAGGCCCCGAACCCTTACATCACGCCGTCGCTGAACTTCGAGTTCCACTACTTCTTCATGCGCAAGCTGTGGTTTGCGTACCTGTCGAAGGCGCTGGTGGTTTTCCCCGGAGGATTCGGCACCATCGACGAGATGTTCGAGATCCTCACGCTCACGCAAACCGAGAAGCTGGCAAAGAAGATCACGGTCGTCGTGTACGGCTCGGATTACTGGAAGAGAGTTTTCAATATCCAGGCGCTGGTGGATACAGGCGCCATCTCCCCCGACGATGTTGCACTCTTTCAGTTCGCAGACACGCCCGAAGAGGCATTCGAATGCCTCAAGCAGGGGCTCACTGAGAACTACCTGATTCCGGAGGCGGCCGGCAGCCGCCGCCCGGAAGTCAGCACCGATCCGGAACTGCTGCCCGGCGTCAGCATCGAAGAAATCCTCCCTCCCGATGTGGCCAGGACCCGCCGATAA
- a CDS encoding DinB family protein yields the protein MSIAQTLLAEFEQQAPVTRRFLERLPEDKLTWKPHPKSMTAGQLALHLALVPSAVARFVQNNPAQAPEFKVPQPATVAEILKTLESSVQAVREILHGFDDAAMNELWRMESGGREVLAMPREQFLRNVMLNHWYQHRGQFCVYLRLLDIPVPSSWGPSADEKPVSMEQGEPVAV from the coding sequence ATGTCCATCGCACAGACACTACTGGCTGAATTCGAGCAGCAGGCGCCCGTCACTCGCAGGTTCCTCGAGCGCTTGCCCGAAGACAAGCTCACCTGGAAGCCGCACCCCAAGTCCATGACTGCCGGCCAACTTGCGCTGCATTTGGCGCTGGTTCCCAGCGCAGTGGCTCGCTTCGTGCAGAATAACCCCGCGCAGGCTCCGGAATTCAAGGTCCCCCAGCCCGCCACCGTCGCGGAGATCCTGAAGACCCTGGAAAGCAGCGTCCAGGCAGTCCGCGAGATTCTCCACGGCTTTGACGACGCGGCCATGAACGAACTCTGGCGCATGGAGTCGGGGGGCAGGGAAGTGCTGGCCATGCCGCGCGAACAGTTTCTGCGCAACGTGATGCTGAACCACTGGTACCAGCATCGCGGCCAGTTCTGCGTCTATTTGCGCCTGCTCGATATCCCCGTGCCGTCAAGCTGGGGTCCGAGCGCGGATGAAAAGCCTGTCTCGATGGAGCAGGGGGAGCCGGTTGCCGTTTGA
- a CDS encoding SRPBCC family protein yields MIATAPGIEDLTLNITQEIHVNAPLEATFAALIEQLTTASEHPDGTPMPMKLELRPGGRWFRDLGGDNGHFWATVQALKQPALIEFAGPLFMSYPVVNNVQYRLSEVPGGTLIKFTHSAFGLIPEEHKKGVTTGWNHTHEQARLRAERNASR; encoded by the coding sequence ATGATCGCAACGGCACCGGGCATTGAGGACCTTACCCTTAACATCACTCAGGAAATCCACGTGAACGCACCGCTCGAAGCCACTTTCGCCGCGCTCATCGAGCAGCTTACGACCGCGAGCGAGCACCCCGACGGCACGCCGATGCCGATGAAGCTCGAGTTGCGGCCCGGCGGCCGCTGGTTCCGCGATCTCGGCGGCGATAACGGCCACTTCTGGGCGACGGTTCAAGCTCTCAAGCAGCCCGCATTGATTGAATTCGCCGGCCCGCTGTTCATGTCTTACCCTGTCGTGAACAATGTGCAGTATCGCCTCAGCGAAGTCCCGGGCGGCACCCTCATCAAGTTCACTCATTCCGCCTTCGGCCTCATCCCGGAAGAGCACAAGAAGGGCGTCACCACCGGCTGGAATCACACTCACGAGCAGGCCCGGCTGCGCGCCGAGCGTAACGCATCGCGCTAA
- a CDS encoding ArsR/SmtB family transcription factor: protein MARAATTSDVFNAVAEPRRREILIFLLDRERPVTDIVEQLNLDQPSVSKHLRVLHEVGLVRMRRNGRHRFYQTRADGIRPLHEWASTFERYWSHQLLRVKQRAEQMARAAESKSETQPGGKHDRNGTGH from the coding sequence ATGGCAAGGGCTGCAACCACCTCGGATGTCTTCAACGCCGTCGCCGAACCCCGCCGCCGCGAGATCCTCATCTTTCTTCTCGACCGCGAGCGCCCCGTTACTGACATCGTTGAGCAACTCAACCTGGACCAGCCGTCCGTCTCCAAGCACCTGCGAGTTCTTCATGAAGTGGGGCTGGTGCGAATGCGGCGCAACGGCAGGCACAGGTTCTACCAGACGCGTGCCGATGGAATCAGACCGCTGCATGAGTGGGCATCCACATTCGAGCGCTACTGGAGCCACCAGTTGCTGCGCGTGAAACAGCGCGCCGAGCAGATGGCGAGGGCAGCCGAGAGCAAATCTGAAACACAACCAGGAGGGAAACATGATCGCAACGGCACCGGGCATTGA
- a CDS encoding porin family protein — protein MKLSTAVLAIIALSGLGCTCASAQTDVGLSVYGAFSGTTDANGVTQSPANSAGGIVELRHLANPIVGFEGTYSFNRANQKYSCGVSCGNISEATVKADAHEVTVDWVPSIKVLGVRPFGVLGVGALINVPQSGDSTIETKTDTKAVYVYGAGLDWPVIPHFGVRLQYRGNLYKAPDVTKLFTSADRFTHTAEPMIGIYFRL, from the coding sequence ATGAAACTCTCTACCGCAGTTTTGGCGATCATTGCTTTATCAGGACTTGGCTGTACCTGCGCATCGGCGCAGACCGACGTAGGCCTGAGCGTCTACGGAGCGTTCTCAGGAACCACGGACGCGAACGGCGTCACCCAGAGCCCCGCGAACAGCGCTGGCGGAATCGTGGAGTTGCGGCACCTCGCCAACCCCATCGTCGGCTTCGAAGGCACCTACTCCTTCAACCGCGCGAACCAGAAGTATTCGTGTGGTGTTTCCTGTGGAAACATCAGCGAAGCCACGGTAAAGGCTGACGCACATGAAGTCACTGTGGACTGGGTGCCGTCGATCAAGGTGCTCGGCGTCCGTCCTTTCGGCGTGCTTGGAGTGGGAGCCCTGATCAATGTACCGCAGAGCGGCGACTCCACCATTGAGACCAAAACCGACACCAAGGCCGTTTACGTTTATGGAGCGGGTCTCGACTGGCCGGTCATTCCACACTTCGGAGTGCGCCTGCAATATCGCGGAAACCTCTACAAGGCTCCCGATGTGACGAAGCTGTTCACCTCCGCCGACAGGTTCACGCACACGGCGGAGCCGATGATCGGCATTTACTTCCGTCTGTAA
- a CDS encoding alpha-L-fucosidase: MKNLLLCLPLLALSAGSIAIAQSSAPADPLAPTLGVKSAAEIDREWQQSVSKYDAERSRLLKEADRQANDGPYRPDWATLMKYQQPQWYKDAKFGIFIHWGVYSVPAAENEWYPRNMYQTKEGAYKNFREHYAKGDDSKGYKDLIPLFKAEKFDAAEWAKLFKESGAQYVVPVAEHHDGFSMYDSGLSDWTVVKMGPKRDTLGELAKAIRAEGLHFGLSSHRAEHDFFYDGGRTMRSDVNNPKYASLYGPAHQWIDPGGDEHSLINDWTYVSTAWTQDWLARDTELVEKYKPEIVYFDWWIGHPVFRNAVAEFASFYYNYAAANGYTGVIDFKDYSLNWKAGVRDFERGQQDHIIADHWQTDTSISNKSWGYIENDTFKSPEFLVHQLVDIVSKNGNLLLNFGPRSDGTIPDEIQNTLREMGAWLKVNGEGIYGTTPWKTYGEGPTKVVAGAFHDTDTKPYTAEDFRFTTKGSTVYAIGMACPQDGKGTIHSLGSSSLPIGNVELLGSTSKVTWNQTAEALEVTLPAGASCKYAYTLKLTAK; this comes from the coding sequence ATGAAAAATCTGCTTTTATGCCTGCCTCTGCTCGCCCTGTCCGCGGGTTCAATTGCAATTGCACAATCTTCCGCACCGGCCGATCCGCTGGCGCCGACGTTGGGCGTCAAGTCCGCTGCCGAAATCGACCGCGAGTGGCAACAGTCCGTCTCAAAATATGACGCGGAACGCAGCCGCCTGTTGAAGGAAGCAGACCGGCAAGCCAACGACGGTCCGTATCGCCCGGACTGGGCTACGCTGATGAAGTATCAGCAGCCACAGTGGTATAAAGACGCGAAGTTCGGCATCTTCATCCACTGGGGGGTGTACTCGGTGCCGGCTGCGGAAAATGAGTGGTATCCCAGAAATATGTACCAGACGAAAGAAGGCGCGTATAAGAACTTCCGCGAGCACTACGCGAAGGGCGATGACTCGAAGGGTTACAAGGACCTGATTCCGCTCTTCAAGGCGGAGAAGTTCGACGCGGCGGAATGGGCCAAGCTTTTCAAAGAGTCGGGCGCGCAGTACGTCGTTCCAGTGGCAGAGCATCACGATGGGTTCTCGATGTACGACTCGGGGCTCTCAGACTGGACGGTCGTCAAGATGGGTCCGAAGCGCGACACGCTGGGCGAACTGGCCAAGGCGATTCGCGCGGAAGGGCTTCACTTCGGGCTCAGCTCGCATCGCGCCGAGCACGACTTCTTCTACGACGGCGGGCGCACCATGCGCTCCGACGTGAACAATCCGAAGTATGCGTCGCTCTATGGTCCGGCGCACCAGTGGATCGATCCGGGCGGCGACGAACACAGCTTGATCAACGACTGGACCTATGTGAGCACGGCCTGGACGCAGGATTGGCTGGCGCGCGATACCGAACTGGTGGAGAAGTACAAGCCAGAGATCGTCTACTTCGACTGGTGGATCGGGCATCCGGTGTTTCGCAATGCGGTGGCTGAGTTCGCGTCGTTCTATTACAACTACGCCGCGGCCAATGGCTACACCGGCGTGATCGACTTCAAGGACTACTCGCTGAACTGGAAGGCCGGCGTGCGCGATTTTGAGCGTGGCCAGCAAGATCACATCATTGCCGACCACTGGCAGACCGATACATCCATCAGCAACAAGAGCTGGGGATATATCGAGAACGACACGTTCAAGTCGCCCGAGTTCCTGGTACATCAACTCGTCGACATCGTAAGCAAGAACGGCAACCTGCTGCTGAACTTCGGGCCGCGGTCTGACGGAACCATTCCCGACGAAATACAGAACACACTGCGCGAGATGGGGGCGTGGCTGAAGGTGAACGGCGAGGGGATCTACGGCACCACTCCGTGGAAGACCTATGGCGAGGGCCCGACAAAGGTGGTGGCCGGAGCGTTCCACGACACCGACACGAAGCCCTACACGGCCGAAGACTTCCGCTTTACGACGAAGGGTTCGACTGTATATGCGATCGGCATGGCTTGCCCGCAGGACGGGAAAGGGACGATCCACTCGCTGGGCTCATCGAGCCTTCCAATCGGCAACGTGGAGCTGCTTGGCTCAACCAGCAAGGTCACGTGGAACCAGACCGCAGAAGCGCTCGAAGTGACGCTGCCGGCAGGAGCAAGCTGCAAATACGCTTACACGCTCAAGCTCACAGCAAAGTAA
- a CDS encoding glycoside hydrolase family 32 protein: MSALRVNAEPDVATIAHDSNRPECHLLPQHNWMNDPNGPIFWKGKYHLFYQLNPHAAVWGDMHWGHAVSTDMVHWKHQPVAMAPTPGGADSEGCFSGSAVVLNGKPTFIYTGVQNAPKEQVTIRDGSDKLRETQMIAVAEDDELLRWKKDEQPVIPLPPPGVQVTGFRDPCPWKEHDGWYLGVGSGERGKGGCVLLYHSQDFRHWDYLHKLVEGKPNGKQAANPCDSGEMWECPDFFPLGKRHCLIYSTENKVLWTTGRYDAAAHIYTPERSGVLDHGAAYYAPKSFVAADGRRVLWGWLRETRPDAEFAAAGWSGCMSYPRVLTIGSQGQLEMQPAKEVEQLRGPVERATVTDGSPFRGKLDGLRGELNLRSNLLTDTVTTVRLISRGQAAWELTVDVPAKTVRCGELEFPFPGLPWPHPDLRMFLDGSVIESFIGAREALTSRVYGMKPGETELEVSVKGKGQIKLQTWPLKAISADRLTS; the protein is encoded by the coding sequence ATGAGCGCGCTTCGAGTCAATGCGGAGCCGGATGTGGCCACCATCGCGCACGATTCCAATCGGCCGGAATGCCACCTGCTGCCGCAGCACAACTGGATGAACGACCCCAATGGGCCGATCTTCTGGAAGGGCAAGTATCACCTCTTCTATCAGCTCAATCCGCATGCAGCGGTGTGGGGCGACATGCACTGGGGGCACGCCGTCAGCACTGACATGGTCCACTGGAAGCATCAGCCGGTTGCGATGGCGCCCACGCCCGGCGGTGCCGACAGCGAGGGATGCTTTTCGGGATCCGCCGTGGTACTCAATGGCAAGCCTACGTTCATCTACACCGGCGTGCAGAATGCGCCCAAAGAGCAGGTGACAATCCGCGACGGCAGCGACAAGCTGCGCGAGACGCAGATGATTGCCGTGGCCGAGGACGATGAACTGCTGCGCTGGAAGAAGGATGAGCAGCCCGTGATTCCGCTGCCTCCGCCGGGCGTGCAGGTGACTGGCTTCCGGGATCCTTGCCCCTGGAAGGAGCACGATGGGTGGTATCTCGGAGTGGGCTCGGGCGAGCGGGGCAAGGGCGGATGCGTGCTGCTGTACCACTCGCAGGATTTCCGGCACTGGGATTATCTGCACAAGTTGGTGGAGGGCAAGCCGAACGGCAAGCAGGCCGCAAACCCGTGCGACAGCGGCGAGATGTGGGAGTGCCCGGATTTCTTTCCGCTGGGGAAGCGGCATTGCCTCATCTATTCGACTGAAAACAAGGTGTTGTGGACGACGGGTCGCTATGACGCAGCGGCGCACATCTATACGCCCGAGCGCAGCGGCGTGCTCGACCACGGCGCGGCCTACTACGCGCCGAAGAGCTTTGTTGCGGCGGATGGACGGCGTGTTCTCTGGGGCTGGCTGCGCGAGACGCGGCCCGACGCGGAGTTTGCGGCGGCAGGCTGGTCGGGCTGCATGTCCTATCCGCGGGTGCTGACGATCGGGTCGCAAGGGCAGCTCGAAATGCAGCCGGCGAAAGAGGTGGAGCAGTTGCGCGGTCCAGTCGAGCGCGCCACTGTTACCGATGGGTCGCCGTTTCGCGGCAAGCTGGACGGGCTCCGCGGCGAGCTGAATCTGCGCAGCAATCTTCTCACCGATACGGTGACGACCGTTCGGCTGATCTCGCGTGGGCAGGCAGCGTGGGAGCTGACGGTGGACGTGCCTGCAAAGACGGTCCGCTGCGGCGAACTGGAATTTCCCTTTCCCGGGTTGCCGTGGCCGCACCCCGACTTGCGGATGTTCCTCGACGGTTCGGTGATCGAGTCGTTCATTGGAGCGCGCGAGGCGCTGACCAGCCGTGTGTACGGAATGAAACCAGGTGAGACGGAGCTTGAGGTCAGCGTGAAGGGAAAGGGCCAAATCAAATTGCAGACGTGGCCCTTGAAGGCGATCTCCGCGGACAGGCTGACGAGCTGA